The following proteins are co-located in the Amphiprion ocellaris isolate individual 3 ecotype Okinawa chromosome 7, ASM2253959v1, whole genome shotgun sequence genome:
- the LOC111565113 gene encoding CD166 antigen homolog isoform X1, producing MHLLSASCVCALLTITITTTALLRQVAGLETVSGLYGETLEIPCHNGATKEEDILITKWKYDKGEGIPGDLLVKQKNKNAVIMATDEYKDRVSMAANSSLLLSAAKLTDQRTFTCMVVAREDIMEYPINVMIYKSPEGLEISDQAEALEIGKLTKLGTCVAKDASPAANITWLKNNKPLVADGEGISIRTSVLLDPVTGLSTTASTLEYSAKKEDTDAQFTCSTQPTVGSELVSSPVTLTVTYSTENIVLQVIAQDPLEEGDNVTLKCVADGNPAPTNFNFHLQGEMVKVEDSNTYTIRNVSRETSGEYKCSLIDDPSMEASKDITVNYLDINLSPSGNIVEHVGEALDLTLKIDSSGESKVFWTKDNIMLDKEPEFAALTYSDSGSYECEVTMGLLSRKASFDLIVEGAPVIKQLSKQLSEDAQHKVLICEAEGSPKPAVSWSINGTLLDESPFINGKITHKIKVVPSANLTVSCTVSNEFGIDTRAINVSSLNGEVRMDKQDQLDDSDQTKLVVGVVVGLLIATLVIGLAYWVYMKKSKQGSWKTGEKENGSSEEEKKLEEKVEENSQKAEV from the exons TTGCCGGTTTGGAGACTGTGAGCGGCCTGTATGGGGAAACGCTGGAGATCCCGTGCCACAATGGAGCCACAAAGGAAGAAGACATTCTCATCACTAAATGGAAATAT GACAAAGGAGAGGGAATTCCAGGAGACCTGCTGGtcaagcagaaaaacaagaacgCTGTAATCATGGCCACTGATGAATACAAAGACCGTGTAAGCATGGCGGCTAACTCCAGCCTGCTGCTGTCTGCCGCCAAGTTGACTGACCAGCGGACGTTCACCTGCATGGTGGTGGCTCGCGAAGACATCATGGAGTACCCCATTAATGTGATGATCTACA agTCGCCGGAAGGCCTGGAGATTTCTGACCAAGCAGAGGCGCTGGAGATTGGCAAACTTACCAAG CTCGGAACATGTGTCGCAAAAGATGCCAGcccagctgcaaacatcacATGGCTGAAGAACAATAAACCTCTGGTGGCCGATGGCGAAG GGATTTCTATTCGAACCTCGGTGCTGCTCGACCCTGTTACCGGCCTCTCAACCACGGCCTCCACACTGGAGTATTCTGCCAAGAAAGAAGACACAGATGCACAGTTCACCTGCAGCACTCAGCCCACCGTGGGCTCAGAGCTCGTGTCCTCTCCGGTGACCTTAACTGTCACTT ACTCCACAGAGAACATTGTCCTTCAGGTCATTGCTCAGGACCCTCTTGAAGAAGGAGACAACGTGACTCTGAAGTGTGTTGCAGATGGAAATCCAGCTCCCACCAACTTTAACTTTCACCTTCAG GGAGAAATGGTGAAAGTGGAAGACTCAAACACCTACACCATCAGAAATGTGTCTCGTGAAACCAGCGGTGAATACAAATGCTCTTTAATTGACGATCCCTCAATGGAAGCCTCCAAGGACATAACAGTCAACT ACCTAGACATCAATTTAAGCCCCTCTGGGAACATCGTTGAGCATGTTGGCGAGGCCCTGGATCTAACTCTCAAGATTGATTCTTCCGGAGAATCAAAGGTCTTCTGGACAAAG GATAACATTATGCTGGACAAGGAGCCGGAGTTTGCTGCGCTCACTTACTCGGACTCCGGTAGCTACGAGTGCGAGGTGACGATGGGGCTCCTCAGCCGAAAAGCTTCTTTTGACCTGATTGTGGAAG GTGCTCCGGTTATCAAGCAGCTTTCCAAGCAGCTCAGTGAAGACGCCCAACATAAAGTCCTAATTTGCGAGGCTGAAGGGTCCCCGAAGCCGGCTGTTTCCTGGAGCATCAACGGCACCTTG CTTGATGAGAGTCCCTTCATCAAtggaaaaatcacacacaagatCAAGGTCGTGCCCTCCGCAAATCTAACCGTCTCTTGTACAGTGTCCAATGAGTTTGGCATTGATACCAGAGCCATAAATGTGTCATCTT TAAATGGGGAGGTGAGAATGGATAAACAAG aTCAATTGGATGACAGTGACCAAACCAAGTTGGTGGTTGGAGTTGTAGTCGGGCTCCTCATCGCCACTTTGGTTATAGGTCTGGCCTACTGGGTTTACATGAAGAAGTCAAA GCAGGGAAGCTGGAAGACCGGCGAAAAGGAAAACGGATCCtctgaggaagagaaaaaactggaggagaaagtggaggagaacAGCCAAAAAGCTGAGGTGTAA
- the LOC111565113 gene encoding CD166 antigen homolog isoform X2: protein MHLLSASCVCALLTITITTTALLRQVAGLETVSGLYGETLEIPCHNGATKEEDILITKWKYDKGEGIPGDLLVKQKNKNAVIMATDEYKDRVSMAANSSLLLSAAKLTDQRTFTCMVVAREDIMEYPINVMIYKSPEGLEISDQAEALEIGKLTKLGTCVAKDASPAANITWLKNNKPLVADGEGISIRTSVLLDPVTGLSTTASTLEYSAKKEDTDAQFTCSTQPTVGSELVSSPVTLTVTYSTENIVLQVIAQDPLEEGDNVTLKCVADGNPAPTNFNFHLQGEMVKVEDSNTYTIRNVSRETSGEYKCSLIDDPSMEASKDITVNYLDINLSPSGNIVEHVGEALDLTLKIDSSGESKVFWTKDNIMLDKEPEFAALTYSDSGSYECEVTMGLLSRKASFDLIVEGAPVIKQLSKQLSEDAQHKVLICEAEGSPKPAVSWSINGTLLDESPFINGKITHKIKVVPSANLTVSCTVSNEFGIDTRAINVSSYQLDDSDQTKLVVGVVVGLLIATLVIGLAYWVYMKKSKQGSWKTGEKENGSSEEEKKLEEKVEENSQKAEV from the exons TTGCCGGTTTGGAGACTGTGAGCGGCCTGTATGGGGAAACGCTGGAGATCCCGTGCCACAATGGAGCCACAAAGGAAGAAGACATTCTCATCACTAAATGGAAATAT GACAAAGGAGAGGGAATTCCAGGAGACCTGCTGGtcaagcagaaaaacaagaacgCTGTAATCATGGCCACTGATGAATACAAAGACCGTGTAAGCATGGCGGCTAACTCCAGCCTGCTGCTGTCTGCCGCCAAGTTGACTGACCAGCGGACGTTCACCTGCATGGTGGTGGCTCGCGAAGACATCATGGAGTACCCCATTAATGTGATGATCTACA agTCGCCGGAAGGCCTGGAGATTTCTGACCAAGCAGAGGCGCTGGAGATTGGCAAACTTACCAAG CTCGGAACATGTGTCGCAAAAGATGCCAGcccagctgcaaacatcacATGGCTGAAGAACAATAAACCTCTGGTGGCCGATGGCGAAG GGATTTCTATTCGAACCTCGGTGCTGCTCGACCCTGTTACCGGCCTCTCAACCACGGCCTCCACACTGGAGTATTCTGCCAAGAAAGAAGACACAGATGCACAGTTCACCTGCAGCACTCAGCCCACCGTGGGCTCAGAGCTCGTGTCCTCTCCGGTGACCTTAACTGTCACTT ACTCCACAGAGAACATTGTCCTTCAGGTCATTGCTCAGGACCCTCTTGAAGAAGGAGACAACGTGACTCTGAAGTGTGTTGCAGATGGAAATCCAGCTCCCACCAACTTTAACTTTCACCTTCAG GGAGAAATGGTGAAAGTGGAAGACTCAAACACCTACACCATCAGAAATGTGTCTCGTGAAACCAGCGGTGAATACAAATGCTCTTTAATTGACGATCCCTCAATGGAAGCCTCCAAGGACATAACAGTCAACT ACCTAGACATCAATTTAAGCCCCTCTGGGAACATCGTTGAGCATGTTGGCGAGGCCCTGGATCTAACTCTCAAGATTGATTCTTCCGGAGAATCAAAGGTCTTCTGGACAAAG GATAACATTATGCTGGACAAGGAGCCGGAGTTTGCTGCGCTCACTTACTCGGACTCCGGTAGCTACGAGTGCGAGGTGACGATGGGGCTCCTCAGCCGAAAAGCTTCTTTTGACCTGATTGTGGAAG GTGCTCCGGTTATCAAGCAGCTTTCCAAGCAGCTCAGTGAAGACGCCCAACATAAAGTCCTAATTTGCGAGGCTGAAGGGTCCCCGAAGCCGGCTGTTTCCTGGAGCATCAACGGCACCTTG CTTGATGAGAGTCCCTTCATCAAtggaaaaatcacacacaagatCAAGGTCGTGCCCTCCGCAAATCTAACCGTCTCTTGTACAGTGTCCAATGAGTTTGGCATTGATACCAGAGCCATAAATGTGTCATCTT aTCAATTGGATGACAGTGACCAAACCAAGTTGGTGGTTGGAGTTGTAGTCGGGCTCCTCATCGCCACTTTGGTTATAGGTCTGGCCTACTGGGTTTACATGAAGAAGTCAAA GCAGGGAAGCTGGAAGACCGGCGAAAAGGAAAACGGATCCtctgaggaagagaaaaaactggaggagaaagtggaggagaacAGCCAAAAAGCTGAGGTGTAA